CTCGTAGAGAACGGTGCCGCTGGCTGAATCGAGCAGCACCGCATAGGGCGCGGCGGACTGGAATGACTGTGCCCAGGCGGCCGGAAGCGTCGCGGCGAGGCTCAAGAAGGCGCCAGCGGCGAGCCGAAGCCACCGTGCGGGGGCCGTGCGGGTCTGCCTATGGGCCGAAGCCCCTTCCCTGCTGCTGCCGGACATCGTCATGCCCGATCTGAAGCAGAGCCGGGGGCGCCCGGTCAAGGCCCGCTCAGCGGCTGGAGAGCGGCTGCAGATTCTGCGGGACGAGGGCGCGGTTCAGCGGATGCGACGCGGCGAAGCGCTCGGTCGGCGCGCGGTCGGGGGCCGCGAACAGGCTCGCCACCGTGGAGCGGCTGGGCGGGAGCGTCGTGCGGATTGCGGCAGGCACCGTCACGGGCGTGGCGGCATTGGCGATGGTGTCGAGATCGAAGGGACGGCTGGGCGGCAGCTTGACGCCACGCACCGGCACGCCGCCCACGGGCTCCGTGCTGACGGTCGAGACCGTCTGGGGCACAGGACGCGAGGGCTCGGAGGCGGTCGAGAAGCCCTGCGAAACCGGCGCGGCCGGCGCATAGGCGCGCGCCACCGGAGCGGGAGCCGGTGCCGGCTCGGGCTGGCCGTCCTCGAGATCGGCGCTCTGCGAGCGGGCACTGGCGACCGGCGTCGCGCTCGCGACCATGGTGCGGGCGCTGGTGCCCGGGATTGCGGCCGGCTGGCCGTCCGTGCGCAGCGTGGCCAGCAGCAGCTTGTCGTCAGAGCCGGCCAGCGAAGCCTGGCCGAGATATTCGAGCTTGATCCGCGCCGTGCCGAGATGGCGGAAGGCGAGTGCCTCGGCCGTCTTCTGCGACACGTCCATCAGGCGGCCGCCGTGATAGGGGCCACGATCGTTCACGCGCACGATGATCGAGCGGTTGTTGAGCGTATTGGTAACACGGGCATAGGCCGGCAGCGGCATCGTCGGATGGGCGGCGCTGATGCCGTGGCGGTCATAGACCTCGCCATTGGCGGTGCGGCGGCCGTGGAAGGCCTCGCCATACCAGGAGGCGGTACCGACTGCGGTGTAGCCGACGGGCTTGTCGTAGGGGGTGTAGCGCTTGCCGGCGACGGAATAGGTCTTGCCGATCATCTGGCGTCCGCCGCCCTTCGGCACGTCTTCGCCGTCGGCGACGACACGCGGGCTGGCCGGGCCGTATTTCGATTGCGGGAAGGCGCCGATTTCCTTGGACTTGCCGCGACGGGCAACCTGATCGTTGGCGCAGTTGGCGAGGAAGAGGCCGGCGAGCGCAACGCAGCCGAGGCGCAGCGCGCGGCCCGTAAGCGGGACCTGGGACGGAGCGGAGCCCTGATCGGCTGCGGCGGAGTTCATGTCCGGGGCCGAGGAGCGCGCGCTTCGCGTCATGAAGTCGTTCCGCTTTCTGCGCCGAAAACCAGCAGGCCGGCCAAGCCGCAACAGCGGCGAAGCCGAAGTTTTCGGTCAATCACGTTAAGGGGCCGTTAACACCGGGCAACGAGTCGCGCCGGCATCGACGGGGTCTCTCCGTCCGCCCTTGAGCGGGCACAAAGGTGTCGGAAATGCGGCATCTGTCAACCCGTTCCACAGCGCGGCCATCTTTGATGGCCGGCGTGGTCCTGAGGACACGGCCGAGAACAGCCCAGTCCGCTTCAGCTGAGCCGGTCGAGAAACCACCGATATGATGAACAACGGCCAGTGCGAGCTGGGGACT
This portion of the Bosea sp. OAE506 genome encodes:
- a CDS encoding septal ring lytic transglycosylase RlpA family protein is translated as MTRSARSSAPDMNSAAADQGSAPSQVPLTGRALRLGCVALAGLFLANCANDQVARRGKSKEIGAFPQSKYGPASPRVVADGEDVPKGGGRQMIGKTYSVAGKRYTPYDKPVGYTAVGTASWYGEAFHGRRTANGEVYDRHGISAAHPTMPLPAYARVTNTLNNRSIIVRVNDRGPYHGGRLMDVSQKTAEALAFRHLGTARIKLEYLGQASLAGSDDKLLLATLRTDGQPAAIPGTSARTMVASATPVASARSQSADLEDGQPEPAPAPAPVARAYAPAAPVSQGFSTASEPSRPVPQTVSTVSTEPVGGVPVRGVKLPPSRPFDLDTIANAATPVTVPAAIRTTLPPSRSTVASLFAAPDRAPTERFAASHPLNRALVPQNLQPLSSR